A genomic region of Sphingobacteriales bacterium contains the following coding sequences:
- a CDS encoding T9SS type A sorting domain-containing protein yields MVFPAAKQQGAARYPQAHKINTDAARLQCSPNPAGGNTLHICTPYTSDAVRNVVELYDAQGRLMTTFVLSADNSCADFSIAALPSGIYWAAWKQDGHLTQSTQWIKL; encoded by the coding sequence TTGGTATTTCCTGCCGCCAAACAGCAGGGGGCGGCGCGCTATCCGCAGGCGCACAAAATCAATACCGATGCAGCCCGCCTACAATGCAGCCCCAACCCTGCCGGCGGCAATACCTTACATATTTGCACCCCCTACACCAGCGATGCGGTGCGCAATGTGGTGGAGTTGTACGATGCACAGGGTCGGTTGATGACAACTTTTGTGTTGAGTGCCGACAATAGTTGCGCCGATTTTTCGATAGCAGCCCTGCCGAGCGGCATCTATTGGGCAGCGTGGAAACAAGACGGACACCTCACACAAAGCACACAATGGATAAAGTTGTAG